In Mytilus edulis chromosome 3, xbMytEdul2.2, whole genome shotgun sequence, the genomic window CATTGCTGCAAATCTATTAGTTAAGTTTAggaaacaatacaatacaatacaatatgctttatttatgaaaatactcaagaggtaaattacaaaatacaatgaCACGAAAAGCACTTATTTTTGTTAGGGAAAGGCTACTATTACATATGTTCTAAATTGAGTCTGTGAATTACTGATATGGCATCTAAAGTCTCATAAggtaacttttttgtttttcaattgacCATTTTCCATTCCAACATAAGTGTTCAATGTCTTTTTGCCAGGAAAACTATTTACccttaatgaaatatttattttatagattaggAAATAgtttcttcttaaaaaaaattaattagaaaGTAAGTACTCTGAGTTCATTATtatttaggtttgcactctgtccatCTATCAGTTTTCCGGACTTTTTtattcatgcttgaagatattgatttgatatttagtCTATTGTTTAATAATGACTAGTTCGATTTTGACACTTTTAGCTTTTCTCTTTCTCAGTTAAAGACCTTTccttagaattatttttttaatgaaatacttGTTAATTACCAGATTTCTGTTCAAAGgggaataaaatatttttaaaacttaccctagaattaattttttgatgaaatacttatttaTTAGTAGATTTCTgtttaaagggtaataactcttcttttttaaagatttgtaatAGACATTGTATAAAGATAAatgacattttggattttttagATGCCTGTAAAAATTTGAcggggacgtattatggtatacaaaggttgtctgtatgtctgtccggcgtaaacatgtcacaCCGTAACTTGAAAAccacttatccaaatttcatgaaacttaataaagtTGTTTCTTATGTTGGTCAAATGatatgtatactttttggtgaaaataagatttaaactttatGAGATACAGCACTTTATagctaaaacaggggtgtgttttttcaaACGTTGCACCGTACATttgtatctcaaaaactatttatgattattgcttaaaactttacacactttttagttatattaatcttaaaatCTGTATACAGTTTTgagatgattcaaaattttattttaaagtaattgagggtttttgtaaaaaaaaaaagggggggttttcacacgtcgcgctgtatctcagaaaaaattattgattatcgcataaaacttcacacacaaGACGATGGgcatatcatgcgctcatggcgcagctgtttattttcttttctttagtaaattgtttgaagaattaaGTGGTagatttgtttgttattttatatacatgtagtttacaccatgacaagttatagatcaagttagaatttcgttccattacaatgaatttttaacccgtaggggactatgtattgccatgcaatactcacagaatacTTGTTATTCTGGGAATATCATTACCAATTTTGTGAATTTAATTTGTAGATCCTGAATAAAAACCTTTAACAGAGTCTAAATTTTCCATAGGCTTACACAGACATTAGCAAAACTTCAAAATCAAGTACATGCAGTGTTCTCCctagaaattttggatagcatcacatctggcgtaaaaaataaatgtatttttttcaatgtaatttgtcGCGTCGTGGtgatgctctatttcctttatgTTATATACGttattgtttattacaaaatgtattatattatttgtatgcTATAGGCCCTTTTTTGgtgaataaaatattctattccaccctattctttgtatctatattgttgaattcataactgagaatacaattaaactaaaaccatgataacagtattttcagtttatgttttctatattcatttatagttccagaattatttttttcctcttgggCCAAATAAACATATGTGTATAGATACAATTGCACTAAATGTGTAGGAAAAAACACGGgttcttataataaaaaaaaaggaaagagaaAGTATCAAATAGcaataaaatctaaattataaAACTTTCTTTATCATGTCTATCAAATATATTGGTTCATGGTCCCAGTTGTTTCTCTttatcaaaatgatatatatttttaacaaagttatctaataGATAGTCTGTTAATGCTTAGTTTTCTCTTTGGGTATTGTTTTCTGTCTACTGTGCCATTTGTGGATATGTAGTTATTATcgtaaaatgcagatttttgtcatatctggtccgatTCCGATCAGTAGTTACACTTAAATATTAAATGGCCGCcgaaagcaatgaaaaatacaaaaataaaacaatgtttgacaagagattgggaATGAATATGGtgtttttaatgcattaaatggatgaaacataaacttaagccaattatgatcaCTTTCTAAAGAAAGTACAAAACTTATAtagttcaaaatcaaaattttcactCTCGATTTACAACTAGTAataggaagagaaagaaagtaatacTAATATTTTGAAAGTCATAAAAAGATAAGACTCAATCTcttttttaaagagaaaaaatgtttgtttctttgaattttcattttgcaaacatatattttgatttattttatgattttcggATTACATTTTCTCCTTGTCGAAATTTGCACATGGTATTAATCATGTCACAAGTGACAGCTTGGGGTATTAGTATCCAACCAGTTATCACCCTAAGGGCAATTTACACCTATGTAATCACTTTAAATTGCCTCTATTGTCCGACttgaagggattacaattaacggtgatatattttttttatgatcataagcgGTAATTagatgaaagttcacaatttagGACATGGCTTTGCCATACGCTCAGAAATGAGAAAAATAACATCCTGAAAATGATTATAGCGTCGCAGATATTATTATAGCGTCACGGTACGAAAATATAGCGTTGCGGTACCGCGACAATAAAACAGCCAGGGGAGAACACTGACATGTATACTCAATTAAACAGTTTTTTGCtcatccacaaaaattggtatgcACAAAAAAATGAATTCACTCTATTGAATAGTGTATGGTGATAGTTTAGGTTTTGTTTCTAAATGGCTTGGTCATAAAAATTGTTCAGATATttcattctttaaaaataaaaaaaataaaaataaaaatctgagCTTGTGCTTATGTTGTGAtctatatttgtaattttgtagGATTTACACGAGGAAAAACCAGAATCCAGTACAACTCCTTTGTTGGGATTATGGATAAATGATGGAAACTGCTTTAGTAATAACAATCTACCAGACCCTCAACCAAACAGGTACTACAGTGTTTAGCAATAAGTATTCAGCATCTAGTAAAATTTTGCAATTATTACATTTCTTGTAAAAATTGTTGTGAGGACATTTCtggtttgttttcattgttacattatttgtttatttgatttgtaaCTTTGAACTAAAAAAGAGACTGCAGTGATGTCATTCcatgaatttaaaatttaaatttgtacacatgtttgttttgataaaattttgatacttaaaatttatttttatatttttcagagatagaagaaagaaaaataaaaccaaGTCAAAATCTGTCAAATCTAAGAAAGGAAATGATGGTGCACCTGAAGCTTTGTTAGAAAAGTTACAGCATGTTTTGGAAAAATGTGAAGGTATGTAAGGGgagataatatatattttcagaaaatgctgtatccaaataataatataaaaaaaacaatatgagtTTATATTTTTGCAACCATTCTGATAGAAATTTTTGCACTAAAAACAATTTTGCAAAAAATTCTGATTTTACAGTATTTGAGAATGACATACATAATGGACATTGgcagtatacaatttttatttgaaataggAGAGATTTTAACAAGAATTAGGTTAATTGTTGTAAATGATATCATTGAACATTGACTAACTGTGAAATAGGATATATATGTAGGGGGAAATGCACATATGTGAAAGTCTTCTAAACAATTTGTTTGGGCTGTTCCATTCATGCTCCCATGTCGTATATATTCTGTCAATATGAATgtttaagttttaattttatcTAACTTAATAATCATAATTcgctttttttcttcttcagataaTGAAGGAAATGAAAAGAAGGATTGTAGGAAAAGGTAAGTTTGTTTGTCTTTGAACATAAATTTGACTGTCTTTTTATGCTGTTAAAAGATTGATAGGGAATAACCACTATATTATACCTCTAGTTGGAAAGTATATTTGTCAATTTATTCTACTCATGCACTAAAAGTGGTTGCTAAATTGCATTCACCttatttgtttgtctgtttgttcataTTTTCTCACTTGTTTATGGAATTATTGGAAACTCAACATTAAGAGACTCAGAGTTGGCACATCTTGCCTGTATTGtctttttttggaaagattagaacttgttctaaatctttacttaggcaccggcctccctaacaacaggacaggttagctattgttactaaatgtattcacactgaaatatagttcccgatggttctcatgtatgtgcacatcctacacatataaactgaaaaaaactgggtatattattggagcagttcattcaaaaatgtatgtcattaaggtgtgttgatgtgcaggctttttaaaaaacattttgattaggtaactgggtattgattcaactagtatgattgacaactgtcaatATCAGTAAACAGtcagagacaaggtggaccttaaattacaatgccccacctcctaaactgccaatcaaattgaccacattacctatcaacctcagtcttacataattatacataacactcaatatacatataattcttaatacacaagtatttgacctcataattgaatacacaaatgtgtatattagatgtttggtatttataaggatgatagatttatttttattggttaattttaacttttgtggttagatttttttttatcatataaagcAAAAGGTTAACTATTTTTGGTGTCTGGAATTATTGCAAGGTGTACATCATTGCATTTGCAAATGCCAATGTTTATCTGACCTTTTTGACCCAGTTTTATTATCTGTTGGTCAAGTTTACTTTTTGTGGTTAGgtctgtttcttagatactataagcataaGCTTTACTGTAATTAGTGTATGAAATTATTAGAAAATGTACATGCCTGTAAGGAAGGCTTCATTATCGTGCATAAAagacaatgttaagtttttgtgatgACTAAagaaaattttttatttttaaaggcttTCTAGACAAATCAGTAAAGATTGGTAAAGTAATCAATCTTTTTATATGTTATCATTTCAGGTCACTTTCAGTGGGAGATGAATCCAAGGACTTATTTGATGAAACATCTGGAAACAATAACGATAATGACAGTTGGAGCGATGACGATCTCTTCGAGGATGATTCATTTATTATTAAAGCAACTCAAATACAGGTAgaaccaaaatgtcaaaaaagaaaaatggaaACTCGTAAAAGTGATGAACCACCTGTTAAATTaggaaaatatattgaaaatcagaAATCTGTTCAACCTAGTCTTTCAACTGCTAAACCTGGTCTCTCAACAGCAAGATTAACTAGGGTTACTGCTAAAGCTTCACCCTTTAAAAAACACAAGAGCTTCAATGACAGACATGAATATCAAAAATCCCAGGAGAAGAATTACAACTATGCTGTGCAGAGTAAAGCTGGTAGACCTGTCAATACGACATCTTATGTCTTAACATcgaaacaaaataatacaattgTGTCAAAACAATTTTCAACAGTTACTTCAAAACCGTCTGTTATTTCAACGAAAGGAAGTAGTGTATATAGCACTTCTTATCAAGTTAGTAAAGTTTTATCTAATCCATGCAAGTCTTCTACTCAAGTTTCTACTAATGTTTGTACAACAAAACTTAATGTGATAAGTGTTTGTAAAGAAAATGTAACTGCATCAACGAAATCTTACACATTCTACAATTCTAAACCCAGTTTTACTATGGCTAAACCAGGAAGTGTCAGTCAATGCCCTACTTTGAAACAATCATATAGACTGAGCAATTCTAATCATGGTGTAGTGCCTTCAGTAAATTCAACTGTCTCAAGTCAATGCGCGGTGACTTCAACACAAAGTGcatataaaatttcaacatgtACATCATTCTCAACTAGATCTAGTTTTGTTACCACTTCAAAGCCTATTTCATCTGTTGCTAGCTTGTCCAATAGGAACATTGTAAAAACGATAGCAAGCACAGAAATTCCTGGAAAGATGAAGGCTGTGAGTCATACACATTTAAAGGAAACTGCATGTTTGCAGTCTCCAAGTTCTCGCAGAACTAGTGGAGCATTTGACACAAGTCTTTCAGATGATCTTCTGTGTCAACTTGTGGAACCAGATGAAATTTTGGACAGTCAGGTACCAGTTTGTACAGGAAGTGACAAAACTGATCATGTTGATGATGCTTTAAGTTTTTTCCATGATGTTCCTCAATCAAAGTCAGGAGCTGCAACTTCTGTTTTAAACAGGCAAAAGGTtccaaattccaaaatgttggCCAGTGAAACGAAAATAAACTATGACAACAATCAAGCAAATTCAAGCGCTCAAACTTTAAtgtgttcaaatttaaaaacttcAGGGGTTAGAAAACAAACAAGTAGTGGTGCTAATTTATCTAGTCAAATTTCAAAAGATAATTCAAAGAAAGCTGTACAGGAAAGTTTGAATTCTATTAGACCAAACCAGAAAAACTATGTGGACACTATGAAGAACTCATGCACATTGGTTAAACAAGAGCCTAAAATAAATCAGGACTCGAGTGTAGGGAACTTTTCCCAAACTGTGAATACAATATCAAAAGTCCTTACTGGTGCTGTCAAGGTCAAAGTTGAAAGAAAGACTGAAAATAATGTGATTGTGAAAAAAGAACATGTAGAAGAACCAGCAAAATCATATTCATTCAAGTCAAGAACACCAAGGAGCAAAACAATGTCTGGATCTTCTGCATCAGGTAA contains:
- the LOC139516187 gene encoding uncharacterized protein isoform X2 — protein: MKSQHPDAIEQTNIELRRSSRNATGNKLSRRRNAKSKSVPESEKTISLQNQSIEILHKTVSPKKQQLPVILESPSICQQQSSIGQPAAEIATPKSSKTYSFTENTPYKEDLLICSQHFDPQQDVGWDCRSPDAVNFLRKSRRRRHYSDVSDIITQLHVNTEDLHEEKPESSTTPLLGLWINDGNCFSNNNLPDPQPNRDRRKKNKTKSKSVKSKKGNDGAPEALLEKLQHVLEKCEDNEGNEKKDCRKRSLSVGDESKDLFDETSGNNNDNDSWSDDDLFEDDSFIIKATQIQVEPKCQKRKMETRKSDEPPVKLGKYIENQKSVQPSLSTAKPGLSTARLTRVTAKASPFKKHKSFNDRHEYQKSQEKNYNYAVQSKAGRPVNTTSYVLTSKQNNTIVSKQFSTVTSKPSVISTKGSSVYSTSYQVSKVLSNPCKSSTQVSTNVCTTKLNVISVCKENVTASTKSYTFYNSKPSFTMAKPGSVSQCPTLKQSYRLSNSNHGVVPSVNSTVSSQCAVTSTQSAYKISTCTSFSTRSSFVTTSKPISSVASLSNRNIVKTIASTEIPGKMKAVSHTHLKETACLQSPSSRRTSGAFDTSLSDDLLCQLVEPDEILDSQVPVCTGSDKTDHVDDALSFFHDVPQSKSGAATSVLNRQKVPNSKMLASETKINYDNNQANSSAQTLMCSNLKTSGVRKQTSSGANLSSQISKDNSKKAVQESLNSIRPNQKNYVDTMKNSCTLVKQEPKINQDSSVGNFSQTVNTISKVLTGAVKVKVERKTENNVIVKKEHVEEPAKSYSFKSRTPRSKTMSGSSASAYAMENASEDLFMSDDDELSEPQLLALLENVESTQSCSSTNARGTLPSSKVNNSVSFDSHIDEKGDKEETTKNKQPTFPQAGKDYKISEPKPERHGSETSPLKCSQEDIKNKKEEALRRLQQKSAKNIKLAESTDDHESSSKHVSKTPTKSASDKSHLKCSPDDIEKKRLEALRRKQLKLHQETHTQIDNESQCDASPFKCSPEDIELKKQNAVMRKKLKFDNIDDKKNPERSSEIKKTVDDKKYTKTSDFNKISNNTNVTKIASSQNVSPVKYSLKEEIEKKKQLALQRRLEKMNSAKNLNSS